GATGTATTACTTGTAGTCAAAGTTGTGAAATGGTAAGAGATAAACCTAAAATGTCTAAATACTGAGGTCTGGAAACTTTCAAATTGAACATGTAAGTTTGATCAGGGAGGATTTAGGAGGtcgaggaaagaggaagaggttgGGAACCAGACTGCACAAATGAAGCTTTCTCTTCATAACTTAAAAAACTCAAATAACAATTAGAGAAATGTATTATATCAGGATAAACCCCTTGAGATGTATCATCTCGTTTTCAAGGGGGTCCCAAACAAATACtcacaaaacaaatggaaaacagaACAGTACAAGACACAATAATATATAACACAACAAACGACCAACTaaataacaaaagaaagagaagaaaaaaatgttgttgAACATCCTTTTATTCTAATACTGTACTTAATGACGGGCCCATTGCAGTTGCTCCAAATGTGTGCATTGTGTTTGCAGCTCATTTCAACACATTAGTCACAGAGTGATTCTCCAGAAAATGTAGATGTAGTGATACACCGTAGTagaatattgtatttttatcaaAATATCAGCCTTCTTGAAGCTTAGTTAATTGTCCTTTCAATCGAGCCCCAACTTcaccttgttgatttttttgtcattgtgtaGCACAAGGCAACTGTCCTGGACCACATGCACAATTTAGTCTTAACAGCCGTGTAATTACATGGACAAAATGCATGGATCCTTCTCTTTGCGGTTTTACTGTAAAAAGCATCTTAATATCCCTCTACCTTGTTTCCTTTAGTGTGTTTGCTGCCTTTGAtttttgtcagaaaatgttTACATTCCTTTCTAATCCTTAAGGGGAAGATGCAGTATGTGAGCCAATATTGCTTTATAATTTAACATTACTTTGATGGCACCTTGGTTTTGTATTCTGTTCAAGTTAATTTTGAAGTCACTGCTTTGAGATTTCAGTGGGTTTTCCTTATACAGCCTTTCAGTGGATGTTATTTTAAATGTTTGGGGAGACATCTATCATTTCCAAAATATACTGATCCCATGAGGAATGAAAAAACAATTAATATGCACTTAAAGTGACATGAATAGTATTcaataaaatctttttttctatacatttatgaatttcttgtatttttttgtgtccAATTCCATTTGGTGTTGTAGTACCACTCCATAAAACATTTCTAAATAAATCACTGTATGTGTGATAATGCACTATCAATATGCTAACAATGTCTGAGTCAGGATTTCCCAAAGGAGACAAATTCTCCTAATGATAAAACAAATTTATTAATGCTATAAAGCGTATATACAGAAAGAACAGTTCTGGTAAggacaaacaaagaaaagggaAACATAACGCTGGCAAAGCAAAAGATGAGAATATtactttccatcaattttccaCTTACAAATTATAGCAATAACCCAGTAGGAATGCCTTCAttgcaaaattatttttttgttatgctTCTCGTTTTCAACAGCATTCTTAGAATAAACACAAGCGATGACAGTACTGACGCCAGACACCCGCTCAACAAAAACGCAAAGAAGAAAAATCAGATCTGAGAAATTATATTAAAAGTTATTACAAAAGGAATATTTTCTTTCGACCACTCGATAGGTGAAACTGCCCAGTTTTCAGaggctgtaaaaaaaagaagaaaatcctGCTTCGCTGCTGCATCACTGAGCTCCAAAAGCCTCGATCTACGCTCTTTATCGTCTCTCCGCATCGTCAACTCTGCTTTACTCAGCAACGAGCCGACACAAAATCATACACAACCCAAATGTCTCGGCCTTCGTCTCTTCATCAACCGTTTGTCCAAGGTTTTCTATGAAGGCCGTTCtgtgggtggaaaaaaaaaaaatcacacgtGCGATACTGTAGTCCAAGTGACAGTCAAAGGGCACGACGCCCCGCTGCTTCCCATCATGCTCCCTGCTCAGTCCTTGGCGTCACCCACTCCGTCAGCGTTGATGGCGAACATGGCTTCGGCCTCGGGCAGGCAGGGCGAGTCGTAGATTTTGCAGATCCTCGTCTCTCCCCGGCCCTTCCTCAGGTACAGACTGGAACGAGAAGCTTAGTTTTAGTCCTGATTTAAAGTCGTGAAGGAAAAATGCCACTTTGGAGACTCTTATGCTGTTatatatcaatctgtgatgttcaatgcaatCCAGGAGTTATTATACCAGCCGCCGCGTCTGCCGCCGATCCTTCGTGTGAACgcgataacttgaacagtttttataacAGTTATAACAGTAtaaaatttggtatggacattgatgacccctagaggaagaactctacTGATTTTGATGTATTTAAGATTATAatcggcctgatggtggcgctataattaaaggtcaaaaataaaaagtttaaagggctgtatctcccacaccgtttgtccgatttacatgaaacttggtacacatctCCACCTAACCGTACTCTATAAATTTGCTATAGGGACCCTCAAGGTCCGCCTGGAAAAtgtttgagatattttgaattatttgaaaaacacatttttaacatctcttcctacaccgtttgaccgattaccaccaaaatcggtcCTACACTCTTTAAATTTTGTtcatagattgttgatatctactgtagttttgaagatattaactcttaaagttgtgaaggaggcatttttttcagtcaattttacattttacaacgCAGACCGAGCAGTTACATCATCCAGCCTCCATAAgatcaacaaaaacatttattggCATTTCCATGTCAGTATACAATCAAGGCACTCTTTTTATCTGGCAGCCTCCTCCAGCACTGGGCTGATTTGAGGAGCGCACTGTACCTTCTCTTCATTTCAGATTAACCATGTTGCTGTATGTTTGAGCAAGTAACAAAATGTATGTCAaatgtaagtcgctttggacaaaagcgtctgctaaatgacgtaatgcaATGTAAATTAAATGGGGAATAGTCCCCATATCAACTCCATTCAACTTCTAACAATCAATCTCATGTTCAAAGCCATATGCAGGCCTATAATATTTAGCCTCTGTTATTTGTTCAAACTGGGTATTACCATTGACTAAGTAAAGGAGTGTGATGTGAAgtgcaatttactttttttaattattatttattcaaaattagcattttgactagtcctaatgtaatgagagatatcttaaattagcattttgactagtcataatgtaataaaagatatcttaaattagcactTCGACTGGTCataatgaaatgagaaataTCTTCAATTAGCATTTTGATAGGTCACATttaattagagatatcttaaatgagcattttggggaattgaaccccagaCTCCTGcgagacagacaggagcagcACAAACtgtttggactgggtggcagGTTTGCTTCAGTGGGAGGCGAGTCGCGTCTCAACTGCGACAGCCAGACCAACATTTGGACCGGCTGGCAGGATTGCTTCAGTGGGAGGCGAACGGTGTCTCTTCGCATCAACCACCAGCTTTTAATAAACCGCCGtcgctaaccgccagaccacACCTTCGGAGCGGccggcaggttggcttcagcgggacgcgGACTGCCGGTTTTCACAGCGTCCAAATTtctctcagaaacacatttcagtgaaaatagttactggtctgaaatgaggAGCATGTGAAAAGgttcccaaagagagcctcTTTCCACGGTCCGAGCAACAGCTGTGCCAGCTTCATACCTTACCACACAGAGCGTAGTGAGGTATGAAGCTTCATACCTCACCACACAGAGCGTAGTGAGGTATGAAGCTTCATACCTCACCACACAGAGCGTAGTGAGGTATGAAGCTTCATACCTCACCACACAGAGCGTAGTGAGGTATGAAGCTTCATACCTCACCACACAGAGCGTAGTGAGGTATGAAGCTTCATACCTCACCACACAGAGTGTAGTGACGTATGAAGCTGAACACCTGGAGCTGGGCTTCTTACACACTGCTgctgattgtgatgtcatcagtgcagctgagacagagagagtccagctccatccagtGATGTCATAATTatttatgtggaacatgcacaccgatttccatacagatccgaccagattttgcccaacagcagcattttgagtgtacTGCTAgacacagtaaagccaatacgaagttggatattgacacattttaacttgctattacattcttcagtatcagaacttgatagcttgaggcctgatggctcaacagcctaatatgacaaaactgacagtaatcttaatgcaaacttccatgtttcagctctggctgctgtactggcatgaacccagccatcgccACTAGCGGCTGTATTTAATTAGtagttaaatttattattgagcattaaaaaaatagttaaggtacataccctttattattggggaatgaattgaatggctttttattacatttgacttaatggggtcttcgaggattggggaatttcggggatacacccttgctgtcggccccctgacagcatcctagttttgtgatgtgtgaagtgctgtaatttacttttatggtgaacccactttccctcaacctgcctcctctactgctacttcagttagtgatttcctgcatttcccagaatgacttgcGACAACATCCAGAGAAGGGAACTTGTTTTCAATCATAGGTGGGTGTAAAGAGAGCAATAGTGATGACATTGTAAGAGCAGGAGAGCGCGAGTGTCCagtcaagaaaaacaaaaacaaaaacaccaaaatacaccacaTCACTCACCGTGTGGTGGAGGCGTGGGCCAGAATGTTGCCGCCAATTGGTTTCTTGGGATCTGCAGAGAACATGGCCGCCCCGTCCACCTGGGCCACCACCTGATTGCTGATCACCACGGCAACACCAAACTGTTGTGTCACAGGATTGAgagaaaccaaacaaaaaatcacCATGTAGTAGAGACTCCTCAGTTGCTTACAGCTGGCATTCACATACATCCAATATCTGTATTGTGAGGATGTGATTACATTTACATCTGGCATTAAATTGCATCTCCTGTAGACACAGTATTGGATATCTCGAAGGGTGTATGGCCCAAACgtcatgtacacacatacagacacagactgatagtgtataatatatcctattgttattttgatgctaaaaaagttgcatattatAGCTTTAACACTTCTCCTCACTTGTTCTCCATCCAGGACAATCAATTTTAACAAGCATGTtactatctgagctgcctgctgcCCGTTTGATTTGCGTGTGTTCCCTGGTTGGATCCCCACATGAAAGTTTATCCagatttacatactgtataacacatTGATTTCACACTTATTATTAGTTATTGTGACTAAATGAGTGTCTGATCACCTCAGAGGTGGTTTGGGGTTTGACTGGATCTTCAACACGTCTTGAATGCATTcacacctggattttatgcatCTCTGCTCTATCCGAATACAATCCGATCACCCAGGACACGTGATGATGCCGGGTACACGGGGGGTTTCGACTGTTGTCAGTTAACACAACAATTAATACCTTGGCGACTGACGCACCCAGCTCAGTTTTGTCACCTACCTCGTCTGCCAGCCTCAGCAGCATCCGAAGGAAGCGGCCCAGATGTCCTTGTCTGGCCGAGAGTTCCCCTCTGCCTGAGTAGTCTGTTCTGTACAGCGCTGTGGCACTGTCCACTATCAGCAGAGCGTACCTGGGAGGAAGAAGGGGGGTGGTTAGAGAGCAAACACTAGAGCTTCATATCCAACACCAGCTCTCTCCATAATAAGacagggaagtgtgtgtggaggcggCTGTGACCGACCTGGACTCGGCCATCATGGCGGAGGCTTGGTACAGCAGCTGGGTCTGGTGGTCGGTGTTGAAGGCTCGGGCGTAGGCCACGTTGTCCAGAACATCACTGCCTACCAACCCGTACCttaacacagacagagggaggtaaAATGTTATAGAATTCAATATACAGGGTTTCTACACATCTTCCATTTCCAAATTCCACTTTATTCCTTATCTGAATTTCTCGACTGCATTTGACGATGTTGGTCATTGTTCAGTGTGATGTATGCAGATAGCGGCTGGTCAATATGACTGTCAACTTGCCCATAACACACTACGCTTTCCATATTTTCCAGACTTGTGTGCAATTCtaaaacttttcaaaacctgaaaattgtcaaattcattttctatgCATTACATACGTCCAGCCCTTTTCCCTACTTGCACAGAAACCCTGAATGTCAcgtaattttaaaaaaagatgcaaCACAAAACCTAAAGCAAATGTAACagaacaggaagaaatggaCAAACTTTGAGGATTTGTTGGGGAATAGCCATGGCTATGAAGAACACTTTAACTTGGTGACGGTTGATGCTTACAATGTTGGACAAAGTTGAACAGGAAATGTGCGGACTCACCTCTCAGCGACGGCCAGAAGTCTCTCAGGTCTGAAGGTTCCCTCCGTGTCGATGTACATGGCTTTACCTTCTCCGCCGCCCTGATCGATGGGCAGCTGTGGAGACAAGAAAGTGGAATCACTACAGGTGCACCCACACCATTTTTTTCAGACCAAGTAAGTTTGAGTAATTTatttacatacaaatacaactaCTACAACATTTTATATACCAACCATGCAACCTCTTCAACCAGGCAGTATTTAATAACCAGATCACTGCACAAgccagctttttaaaaaaacattctgtatttatttttcattaaatggAAATATATCTGTGGCTCTCATCAAATAGAAAacatttcttcttatttttccCATTTTCGCTCACAGGAAAATGCCCCCTCTCCACCAATGCTGGTAAATTCAGACTGTGGCTAGgaagtagggctgcagctatcgattattttagtaatcgagtattctaccgattattccatcgattaatcgagtaatcggataagaaatacttttgctttattaaagagcaatagtaaatatacaaaagagaaaagctgtccgcacgaagctgtccatacgacactgtgatttactgaaaacgaggtgaaataattattattattgatatttattactaggcctaaatatcatacaagttcataagactggctaatgtacatttatttgctatgttgaagggttgccctacacctgctgatcctactcactgcaatcaaactaaactgaatatacctgctgtattggactggtgcattttaggctccaattgctacttacaccacctgatattttgctttctggggtattttatgcatcactgtgaggggagtaggtgtgtgtgtgtgtgtgtgtggggtgtgtgtgtgtgtgtgtgtgtgtgtatgtgtgtgtgactatcataataataacatgaatgaagctcaggctttcacaaattgactgcagcattttattttctgtggttattttcttgagcaaaacttagctaacttagggacatcataactagccaccatattgatttacgttcttaactagccattacatatagccataattaacgtgcattctttactagccttcatctcatcccgttttaatattaagtgctgactccgcccacccgggccagtttcggcatacgccggtagcaattacaagtggaccctatcctacagtccctgctctcagcggagggagggggctacgctgtgtgggaagcgctgtgaccgtcagacctctctggattagacaagcaagtagagaaaaccggcatcagccgaaccaatttattgccaaatgctttgggattcaacacattaacattgcttcccatggtcagaaaaagtcggcagatttgtcgctagtcgcttttgagaaataaagtcgccaggggggtctgaaaagtcgctaagtctagcgacaaagtcgccaagttggcaacactggatccgaaactttggacactttctgtcgttttctctggcctgtctcttctcttcgcccctcgctattttctctctctttctccagcgcgttgtgcaacagtaataatcatccgtgcgaaacactgagcgtgtatatagttatatggattaaacgaagcttcgatgcaaagaatttgcatcgatgatttttagtaatcgagttactcgagtttctcgaggaatcgtttcagccctactagGAAGGTTTTTCTTTACTCTACCACACACTTTGGCAGGATTTCAAggatttgggggattttttttttccatttccatttccaaagATCCATTTTATTGATAAGAGCTAGAATCCACCAGCCACTGCAGCCAGAGGGCAGAAAGATTAGTTTCCTGCCCTAGCAGCTCTTTCTTGGTGTGGCGGCCCTGCATCCTGGTGTATGGATCATGACTACAGCTGAATGCATCAAGACTTAATAACTACAACAAAGTCGAGTGGATCACGTTCCATTACACAGCTTATACTAGCAGCCAGTAAGGCTTTCTGCTGAatgaatcctctctctctccagtcagtTTGGACTGTACCTGGCAGGTGACGGCGAGGGTGTGGCACAGCTGGGTTTTCCCTGTCCGAAACTCTCCAAACATTTCTGTGATGGAGCCCGTCTCAATCCCAcctggaggagacagaagggCATTTAAAGTGTCAGAAGAAATACAAAGACGTCAAATCATCAGTAAAATAAATAGCGTATATAAAAGGTGGAAGGATTAGAAACAGATATGCAAACAGGCAACATTCTCACTCCCATCTCTTGTTATTGTGTCTACTTTATGACTTCA
This genomic stretch from Centroberyx gerrardi isolate f3 chromosome 18, fCenGer3.hap1.cur.20231027, whole genome shotgun sequence harbors:
- the rad51 gene encoding DNA repair protein RAD51 homolog 1 produces the protein MAMSSEARVEAEVEEEENFGPQPLSRLEQCGISASDIKKLEDAGFHTIEAVAYAPKKELLNIKGISEAKADKVLAEAAKLVPMGFTTATEFHQRRAEIIQISTGSKELDKLLQGGIETGSITEMFGEFRTGKTQLCHTLAVTCQLPIDQGGGEGKAMYIDTEGTFRPERLLAVAERYGLVGSDVLDNVAYARAFNTDHQTQLLYQASAMMAESRYALLIVDSATALYRTDYSGRGELSARQGHLGRFLRMLLRLADEFGVAVVISNQVVAQVDGAAMFSADPKKPIGGNILAHASTTRLYLRKGRGETRICKIYDSPCLPEAEAMFAINADGVGDAKD